In Kitasatospora gansuensis, a genomic segment contains:
- a CDS encoding 4-hydroxybenzoate 3-monooxygenase: protein MTESQIIGAVRHAADVVILGAGPAGLVLGNLLLAAGVDCVILERATRAQLTARSRAGFLAANTVRVLDRHGLAEGLRRHGKEHAVCEFRTEDGRFRLDYGGLGLGERHTVYPQHLLVADLLTHYQQAGGQIRFGTEAQAVADIGTSRPRVTVRESGGREETWQARYVAGCDGRHGAARRSLPPGSFRHHRHDHGISWLGLLAEAPPSLDAVGYAVHPQGFAGHMARTPSVTRYYLQTERGSAAEAWSEERIWAELELRMRATEHGPLHRGPIVQRAVVDLESDVLEPLRHGSLILAGDAASLLSPSAAKGANLAVLEAELLAEALVADLMHGDGGGLATYSERCLRYIWRAQEFSNWMVRLLHTTPGHDAGAPFQDALRRSRLDSLRTSRSHQDWFAEHYVGV from the coding sequence ATGACGGAGAGTCAGATCATCGGAGCTGTGCGCCACGCGGCTGACGTGGTCATCCTCGGAGCCGGGCCCGCCGGGCTGGTGCTGGGCAACCTGTTGCTCGCGGCCGGGGTGGACTGCGTCATCCTCGAACGCGCCACCCGGGCCCAGTTGACCGCGAGGTCCCGGGCCGGGTTCCTGGCCGCCAACACGGTGCGGGTGCTGGATCGGCACGGCCTCGCCGAGGGCCTGCGCCGGCACGGCAAGGAGCACGCGGTCTGTGAGTTCCGTACCGAGGACGGCCGGTTCCGGCTGGACTACGGCGGGCTCGGCCTGGGCGAGCGGCACACGGTCTACCCGCAGCACCTGCTGGTGGCGGACCTGCTGACGCACTACCAGCAGGCCGGTGGGCAGATTCGTTTCGGCACCGAGGCACAGGCCGTCGCCGACATCGGCACCAGCCGCCCCCGGGTCACCGTCCGCGAGTCCGGCGGCCGGGAGGAGACCTGGCAGGCCCGGTACGTGGCCGGCTGCGACGGGCGGCACGGCGCGGCCCGCCGCTCGCTCCCACCGGGCAGCTTCCGCCACCACCGGCACGACCACGGCATCTCCTGGCTCGGTCTGCTCGCCGAGGCGCCGCCGAGCCTGGATGCCGTGGGCTACGCCGTTCACCCCCAGGGCTTCGCCGGACACATGGCGCGCACCCCCTCGGTCACCCGGTACTACCTCCAGACCGAGCGCGGCAGCGCGGCCGAAGCCTGGTCCGAGGAGCGGATCTGGGCGGAGTTGGAGCTGCGGATGCGGGCCACCGAGCACGGTCCGCTGCACCGGGGCCCGATCGTCCAGCGTGCCGTGGTCGACCTGGAGTCCGACGTGCTGGAACCGCTGCGCCACGGCTCGCTGATCCTCGCCGGTGACGCCGCGAGCCTGCTCAGCCCGTCGGCGGCCAAGGGGGCCAACCTGGCTGTCCTGGAAGCGGAGTTGCTGGCCGAGGCGCTCGTCGCGGACCTGATGCACGGCGATGGCGGCGGGCTGGCCACCTACTCGGAGCGGTGCCTCCGGTACATCTGGCGCGCGCAGGAGTTCTCGAACTGGATGGTCCGCCTCCTGCACACCACGCCCGGCCACGACGCCGGAGCACCGTTCCAGGACGCCCTGCGGCGCTCACGCCTGGACTCCCTGCGCACCTCGCGCAGCCACCAGGACTGGTTTGCCGAGCACTACGTCGGCGTCTGA